One segment of Paraburkholderia sp. PREW-6R DNA contains the following:
- a CDS encoding SDR family NAD(P)-dependent oxidoreductase encodes MLLKDKAVIVTGGSRGIGRAIAVACATEGADVAINYWGDNDASYGRRSAVAEVVAEIEALGRRVIAIEGNVAARETGQQLVRQTVEAFGKVDVLASNAGICPFHAFLDMPPEVLESTVAVNLNGAFYVVQAAAQQMKAQGTGGAIVATSSISALVGGGMQTHYTPTKAGVHSLMQSCAVALGPYGIRCNSVMPGTIATDLNADDLADEAKKAYFEKRIPLGRLGRPDDVAECVVFLASDRARYVTGAALLVDGGLFVNLQ; translated from the coding sequence GTGTTGCTCAAGGACAAGGCCGTGATCGTCACCGGCGGCTCGCGCGGAATTGGCCGTGCGATTGCCGTTGCGTGTGCAACGGAAGGCGCGGACGTGGCGATCAACTACTGGGGCGATAACGACGCATCGTATGGGCGCCGCTCAGCGGTCGCGGAAGTGGTCGCCGAGATCGAGGCGCTCGGCCGGCGTGTCATCGCGATCGAGGGAAACGTCGCTGCGCGCGAAACGGGGCAGCAACTCGTGCGTCAGACAGTCGAAGCATTCGGCAAGGTCGACGTGCTCGCAAGCAATGCCGGCATCTGTCCGTTTCATGCGTTTCTCGACATGCCGCCCGAGGTGCTGGAGTCGACGGTAGCGGTCAATCTGAACGGCGCGTTTTATGTCGTGCAAGCCGCCGCGCAGCAGATGAAGGCGCAGGGTACCGGCGGCGCGATTGTCGCGACGAGTTCGATCAGCGCGCTGGTGGGCGGCGGCATGCAAACGCATTACACGCCGACCAAAGCAGGTGTCCATTCGCTGATGCAGTCCTGCGCGGTCGCACTGGGGCCCTACGGCATTCGCTGCAATTCGGTGATGCCGGGGACGATCGCGACCGACCTGAACGCCGACGATCTCGCTGACGAAGCCAAAAAAGCGTACTTCGAGAAGCGCATTCCGCTCGGCAGACTGGGACGTCCGGACGATGTCGCTGAATGCGTGGTGTTTCTCGCGTCGGACCGCGCGCGCTACGTGACCGGCGCAGCGTTGCTGGTGGACGGCGGCCTGTTCGTGAACCTGCAGTAA
- a CDS encoding LysR family transcriptional regulator yields MSQPSATVALVNRLKFKHLALLVALDDARNLHQAAEAVNVAQPSASRMLGDIEEAFGFLLFERNARGMTPTPLGVVTLAYARRALAELTRFSEDLDVKRRGGHGQLTVGAIMGAAPDLLAMSVAALKTESPLLNVRILGETSDQVVQLLHRREVDLALGRLTSPLEHNDFSFEPLARETLLLVVRAVHPLAQRTRITLRELMDWPWVAQPVTSPARVLFEEELARAGLATPVNLTECASIFATLQLLENYDAVAMLPESVVRDHLRGKLLVALPLEIGKSLAGFGILTRKGEALAEPALRFIDLLRGFSRTLTRDETSAAAVTSTPAVVASAPVD; encoded by the coding sequence ATGAGCCAACCCTCAGCAACCGTCGCACTCGTCAATCGGCTCAAGTTCAAGCACCTCGCGCTGCTCGTCGCGCTCGACGACGCGCGCAATCTGCATCAGGCCGCCGAGGCCGTCAACGTCGCGCAACCAAGCGCGAGCCGCATGCTCGGCGACATCGAGGAAGCGTTCGGCTTTCTGCTGTTCGAGCGCAACGCGCGCGGGATGACGCCTACGCCGCTTGGCGTCGTCACACTGGCTTACGCGCGCCGCGCGCTCGCCGAACTCACGCGCTTTTCCGAAGACCTCGACGTCAAGCGCCGTGGCGGACACGGACAGCTGACCGTCGGCGCGATCATGGGCGCCGCGCCCGATCTGCTTGCGATGTCGGTTGCCGCGCTCAAGACGGAAAGTCCGCTGCTGAACGTGCGCATTCTCGGCGAGACGAGCGACCAGGTCGTGCAATTGCTGCATCGCCGCGAAGTCGATCTCGCGCTCGGGCGACTGACGAGTCCACTCGAACACAACGACTTCAGTTTCGAACCGCTTGCCCGCGAGACGCTGCTGCTGGTGGTGCGCGCCGTGCATCCGCTTGCCCAGCGCACACGCATCACGCTGCGCGAACTGATGGACTGGCCGTGGGTTGCGCAACCCGTCACCAGTCCGGCGCGCGTGCTGTTCGAAGAAGAACTCGCGCGCGCGGGACTGGCCACGCCGGTGAATCTCACCGAATGCGCGTCGATTTTCGCCACGCTGCAACTGCTTGAAAATTACGACGCGGTGGCCATGCTGCCGGAGTCGGTGGTACGTGATCACCTGCGCGGCAAACTGCTGGTCGCATTGCCACTCGAAATCGGCAAGAGCCTTGCGGGTTTCGGGATTCTTACGCGCAAAGGCGAAGCGCTCGCCGAACCCGCGCTGCGTTTCATCGACCTGCTGCGCGGTTTCTCGCGCACACTGACCCGCGACGAAACCAGCGCCGCCGCTGTCACGAGCACGCCGGCGGTTGTGGCGTCCGCTCCCGTGGATTGA
- the rhaM gene encoding L-rhamnose mutarotase gives METIAFRMVLNPGMREEYERRHAQIWPELVDALHNAGVRDYRIFFDADSHHLFAILTRTTHHSMDALPHLDVMRKWWDYMADIMHTAPDHTPLQQALEPVFHLNTVNRPVHTN, from the coding sequence ATGGAGACAATCGCTTTCCGGATGGTGCTCAACCCCGGCATGCGGGAGGAATACGAGCGACGTCACGCGCAGATCTGGCCAGAGCTGGTCGACGCGTTGCACAACGCCGGCGTGCGCGATTACCGCATATTCTTCGACGCGGACTCGCATCATCTTTTCGCCATCCTCACGCGCACGACCCATCATTCCATGGACGCGCTGCCGCATCTCGACGTGATGCGCAAATGGTGGGATTACATGGCCGACATCATGCACACGGCGCCCGATCATACGCCGCTTCAACAGGCGCTGGAGCCCGTGTTTCATCTGAATACCGTCAACCGGCCGGTTCACACGAACTGA
- a CDS encoding amidohydrolase family protein: MQVVDSHIHLWDLNALRYPWLENPGVSFVGDARALKHDYLLEDLLGEAGEIEVLKVVHVEANPDPANPVAETRWLQSVADSARSRGMPNAFVAAVDLSAHNAAELLEAHASFANTRGVRQILNVHDDKLYDYVGRHFMREPQWREHFGLLRAHDLSFDLQIYPSQMDEAAALARAHGDTQLIVNHAGMFVDRSSVAGYRAWRDGMRVLAGCPNVAVKISGFAMFDHKWTVESLRPYVLETIDTFGVERAMFASNFPVDRQFSSYTDLWRAYASIVDGASDTDKDALFRRNAERFYRI; encoded by the coding sequence ATGCAGGTTGTCGATTCGCATATTCATCTGTGGGATCTGAACGCATTGCGTTACCCGTGGCTGGAGAATCCGGGCGTCTCGTTCGTGGGCGACGCCCGTGCGCTCAAGCACGATTATCTGCTCGAGGATCTGCTGGGCGAGGCCGGCGAGATCGAAGTGCTGAAAGTGGTGCACGTCGAGGCGAATCCCGATCCCGCGAATCCCGTTGCTGAAACGCGCTGGCTGCAGTCGGTGGCCGATAGCGCGCGCTCGCGCGGCATGCCCAATGCGTTTGTCGCCGCTGTAGATCTGTCGGCGCACAACGCTGCCGAACTGCTCGAAGCGCATGCGTCGTTTGCAAACACGCGCGGCGTCCGGCAGATCCTGAATGTGCACGACGACAAGCTTTACGACTACGTCGGCCGTCATTTCATGCGCGAGCCGCAATGGCGTGAACATTTCGGCTTGCTGCGAGCGCACGACCTGTCGTTCGATCTGCAAATCTATCCGTCGCAGATGGATGAGGCCGCGGCGTTGGCGCGAGCGCATGGCGACACGCAGTTGATCGTCAATCACGCCGGCATGTTCGTGGATCGCAGCAGCGTGGCCGGTTATCGTGCGTGGCGCGACGGCATGCGGGTGCTCGCGGGCTGCCCGAACGTCGCAGTGAAAATCAGTGGCTTTGCGATGTTCGATCACAAGTGGACGGTGGAAAGCCTGCGGCCGTACGTGCTCGAAACGATCGACACATTTGGTGTGGAGCGGGCGATGTTCGCGTCGAACTTTCCGGTCGACCGGCAGTTCAGTTCGTACACGGATTTGTGGCGCGCGTACGCGTCGATCGTGGACGGCGCGAGCGACACCGACAAGGACGCACTGTTTCGCCGCAATGCAGAACGTTTTTACCGCATCTGA
- a CDS encoding sugar ABC transporter ATP-binding protein: MQSTPSAVPRLELRHASKSFGRVRALSDGDLALWPGEVHALLGENGAGKSTLVKILAGVHQPDSGELLVDGAPRRFATPAEARDAGLAVIYQEPTLFFDLSIAENIFMGRQPVDRIGRIQYDAMRREVDGLLASLGVDLRADQLVRGLSIADQQVIEIAKALSLNANVLIMDEPTAALSLPEVERLFAIVRKLRERDVAILFITHRLDEVFTLTQRVTIMRDGAKVFDGLTADLTTDAIVAKMVGRDLETFYPKAECVPGEVRLSVRGLTRTGVFKDISFDVRAGEIVALAGLVGAGRSEVARAIFGIDPLDSGEIQIAGKRLPAGSAAAAVRAGLALVPEDRRQQGLALELSIARNASMTVLGRLVKHGLISTRSETQLANQWGTRLRLKAADPAAPVGTLSGGNQQKVVLGKWLATGPKVLIIDEPTRGIDVGAKAEVYSALAELVRDGMAVLMISSELPEVLGMADRVLVMHEGRISADIARADANEERIMGAALGQPAGQPVGQPVGHPTPPWGHAA, translated from the coding sequence GTGCAGTCAACCCCATCCGCTGTGCCGAGGCTCGAACTGCGGCATGCAAGCAAATCATTCGGCCGCGTGCGCGCTTTGTCCGATGGCGACCTTGCGCTCTGGCCGGGCGAAGTGCATGCGCTGCTCGGCGAAAACGGCGCGGGCAAATCGACGCTTGTGAAAATACTCGCCGGCGTGCATCAGCCCGATAGCGGCGAGCTTCTGGTGGACGGCGCGCCGCGCCGCTTTGCGACGCCCGCTGAAGCACGCGACGCGGGCCTCGCCGTGATCTATCAGGAGCCCACACTATTTTTCGATCTGTCGATCGCGGAAAATATCTTCATGGGCCGCCAGCCGGTCGACCGGATCGGGCGCATTCAATACGATGCGATGCGCCGTGAAGTGGACGGCCTGCTGGCGTCGCTGGGCGTGGATCTGCGTGCCGATCAACTGGTGCGCGGCCTGTCGATCGCGGACCAGCAGGTGATCGAAATTGCGAAAGCGTTGTCGCTCAATGCCAACGTGCTGATCATGGACGAGCCGACAGCAGCGCTCTCGCTGCCGGAAGTGGAGCGGCTCTTTGCGATCGTGCGCAAGCTGCGCGAGCGCGACGTGGCGATACTTTTCATCACGCACCGGCTCGATGAGGTGTTCACGCTCACGCAACGCGTCACGATCATGCGCGACGGCGCAAAAGTATTCGACGGCCTGACTGCCGACCTGACCACCGATGCGATCGTGGCAAAGATGGTCGGCCGCGACCTGGAAACGTTTTATCCCAAGGCGGAGTGCGTGCCGGGTGAAGTGCGTCTTTCCGTGCGCGGCCTGACGCGCACGGGCGTATTCAAGGACATTTCCTTCGACGTGCGCGCCGGCGAAATCGTTGCGCTCGCGGGTCTCGTGGGCGCGGGGCGCAGCGAAGTGGCGCGCGCAATTTTCGGCATCGATCCGCTCGACTCGGGTGAAATTCAGATTGCGGGCAAGCGCCTCCCGGCAGGCAGTGCCGCTGCGGCCGTGCGTGCCGGTCTCGCGCTGGTGCCGGAGGACCGTCGTCAGCAGGGACTCGCGCTGGAGTTGAGCATTGCCCGCAATGCGTCGATGACGGTGCTCGGCCGTCTCGTCAAACATGGCCTCATTTCCACGCGCAGCGAGACTCAACTCGCGAATCAGTGGGGCACGCGTCTGCGTCTGAAAGCGGCGGATCCGGCCGCGCCGGTCGGCACGCTGTCAGGCGGTAACCAGCAGAAAGTGGTGCTCGGCAAATGGCTCGCGACCGGCCCGAAAGTGCTGATCATCGACGAACCGACACGCGGCATCGACGTCGGCGCGAAAGCCGAGGTCTACAGCGCGCTCGCCGAACTCGTGCGGGACGGCATGGCCGTGCTGATGATTTCGAGCGAACTGCCCGAGGTACTCGGTATGGCGGACCGTGTGCTGGTGATGCACGAGGGTCGTATTAGCGCGGATATAGCGCGCGCCGATGCGAACGAGGAGCGCATCATGGGCGCCGCGCTCGGCCAGCCCGCAGGCCAACCTGTCGGCCAACCCGTCGGTCATCCGACTCCACCGTGGGGACACGCCGCATGA
- a CDS encoding ABC transporter permease: MMRQSSTHPAPVQAPVPRRAAASPGGLIGSVAKSREITLFVVLILLIVGTGLAKPQFLNLQNLRDVLLNVSIISLLTAGMTVVILMRHIDLSVGSTVGISAYAVGSLYVAFPHMPVIVALGAGLVFGLVAGGINALLVAVGRVPSLVATLSTLYIFRGADYAWVHGGQINATSLPDAFSRLATGTLLGVPTLALIAIVVLIGLAVYLKQFRAGREHYAIGSNPEAARLAGVNVERRVMSGFLLSGAIAGFAGALWLARFGTVDASTAKGIELQVVAAAVVGSVAITGGVGTILGATLGALVLGVISIALVVLHVSPFWEQAIEGALIVAAITADTLLARSVAKRMMRKRDHG, translated from the coding sequence ATGATGCGCCAATCTTCCACTCATCCCGCACCGGTCCAGGCGCCGGTGCCCAGACGCGCCGCCGCTTCGCCCGGCGGCCTGATCGGCAGCGTGGCGAAGAGCCGCGAAATCACGCTGTTCGTCGTGCTGATCCTGCTGATCGTGGGCACGGGGCTCGCCAAGCCGCAGTTCCTGAACCTGCAGAATCTGCGTGACGTGCTTCTGAATGTATCGATCATCAGCTTGCTGACAGCCGGCATGACCGTGGTCATCCTGATGCGGCATATCGATCTTTCGGTGGGCTCGACCGTCGGCATCAGCGCGTATGCGGTCGGCAGTCTATACGTGGCGTTTCCGCACATGCCGGTGATCGTCGCGCTCGGCGCGGGCCTCGTGTTCGGGCTGGTCGCCGGCGGCATCAACGCGCTGCTCGTCGCGGTGGGACGCGTGCCGTCGCTGGTGGCCACGCTCTCCACGCTGTACATCTTTCGCGGAGCCGACTACGCATGGGTGCACGGTGGCCAGATCAACGCGACGAGTTTGCCCGACGCCTTTTCGCGGCTTGCGACCGGCACGCTGCTCGGCGTTCCGACGCTTGCATTGATTGCGATCGTCGTGCTGATCGGACTGGCCGTGTATCTGAAGCAGTTTCGTGCTGGGCGTGAGCACTACGCGATCGGCTCGAACCCGGAAGCGGCACGCCTTGCCGGCGTGAACGTGGAACGGCGCGTGATGTCGGGCTTCCTGCTGTCGGGCGCGATTGCCGGTTTCGCGGGCGCGTTGTGGCTCGCGCGCTTCGGTACGGTGGACGCGAGCACGGCGAAGGGCATCGAATTGCAGGTGGTGGCCGCGGCGGTGGTGGGCAGTGTCGCGATCACCGGCGGGGTGGGCACGATCCTCGGCGCGACGCTCGGCGCGCTCGTGCTCGGCGTCATCAGCATCGCGCTCGTCGTGCTGCACGTGTCGCCATTCTGGGAGCAGGCGATCGAAGGCGCGCTGATCGTCGCCGCGATTACCGCCGACACGTTGCTCGCCCGTTCCGTCGCCAAACGCATGATGAGGAAACGCGATCATGGCTAA
- a CDS encoding ABC transporter permease: protein MAKPDSALITRKRETPLQWEVLLLIVLILSLVLGRVLSPVFLTGANVSNILADLTEIALMALPMTLIIVAAEIDLSVASVLGASSALMGVLWHMGLPMPVVIALVLIAGALAGLLNGLVIVKLNLPSLAVTIGTLALFRGLAYVLLGDQAVADFPAAYTAFGMDTVGATFIPLPFAIVIVSAVLFTVLLQSTAFGRSLYAIGANPTAAAFSGIEVAKMRLRLFVLSGLMSALAGVVYTLRFTSARGDNGEGFELSVIAAVLFGGVSIFGGRGSMVGVLLSLLIIGVLKNALTLDDVSSETLTIVTGLLLLASVLIPNLVARWRAARDRRFIAKSASSV, encoded by the coding sequence ATGGCTAAACCCGATTCCGCGCTGATTACGCGCAAACGCGAAACACCGCTCCAGTGGGAAGTCCTGCTGTTGATCGTGCTGATTCTGTCGCTCGTGCTGGGCCGGGTGCTATCGCCCGTGTTTCTCACCGGCGCGAATGTGAGCAACATATTGGCCGACCTGACGGAGATCGCGTTGATGGCGTTGCCGATGACGCTCATCATCGTCGCCGCCGAAATCGATCTTTCGGTCGCGTCGGTGCTGGGTGCGTCCAGTGCGTTGATGGGCGTGCTCTGGCATATGGGTCTGCCGATGCCGGTCGTGATCGCACTCGTGCTGATTGCCGGCGCATTGGCGGGCCTGCTCAACGGCCTTGTGATCGTGAAGCTGAATCTGCCTTCATTGGCGGTGACGATCGGCACGCTCGCGCTCTTTCGCGGTCTGGCGTACGTGCTGCTCGGAGACCAGGCGGTCGCGGACTTTCCAGCTGCGTACACGGCTTTCGGCATGGACACGGTCGGCGCGACGTTCATTCCGCTGCCGTTCGCCATCGTCATCGTGAGCGCGGTTCTGTTCACGGTGTTGCTGCAGTCGACCGCATTTGGACGCAGCCTCTATGCAATCGGCGCGAATCCGACGGCGGCGGCGTTCTCCGGCATCGAGGTCGCGAAGATGCGCTTGCGCCTGTTCGTGCTGTCCGGCCTGATGAGCGCACTGGCGGGCGTCGTCTATACGCTGCGCTTCACCAGCGCGCGCGGCGACAACGGCGAAGGCTTCGAGCTGTCGGTCATCGCGGCGGTGCTGTTCGGCGGCGTGAGCATTTTTGGCGGACGCGGATCGATGGTTGGCGTACTGCTTTCGTTGCTCATCATCGGCGTGCTGAAAAACGCGCTGACGCTCGACGACGTATCGAGCGAAACGCTGACCATCGTCACCGGCTTGCTGCTGCTTGCGTCGGTTCTGATTCCCAATCTGGTTGCCCGGTGGCGCGCGGCGCGCGACCGGCGTTTCATCGCGAAGTCGGCTTCTTCCGTTTGA
- the rhaS gene encoding rhamnose ABC transporter substrate-binding protein — protein sequence MFKPLRHTGKAALCVALIALSCAASAAGLKSGLKIAFVPKQINNPYEVTADNGGLAAIKEFGGVGKVVGPSDAGASSQVQYINTLITQRQDAIVIAANDANAVVPYLKKAMAQGIKVVTFDSDTAPDGRQLFVNQANAEGIGRSQIQLVAKLMGGEGEFAVLSATPNATNQNTWIKWMQEELKKPEYSKMKLVKIAYGNDDDQKSFVETQGLLQAYPNLKAIVSPTTVGIAAAARYISSSSSKGKVAVTGLGTPNQMRAFVKNGTVKAFQLWDPSQLGYLAAYAAAALSSGTITGKEGESFDAGKLGKRTIGPQGEIILGPPTTFDASNIDNFNF from the coding sequence ATGTTCAAACCTCTTCGTCATACCGGCAAGGCTGCGCTCTGCGTGGCGCTGATCGCGCTCAGCTGCGCCGCGTCCGCGGCAGGCCTGAAAAGCGGGCTCAAAATCGCGTTCGTACCGAAACAGATCAACAATCCTTATGAAGTCACCGCCGACAACGGCGGTCTTGCGGCGATCAAGGAGTTCGGTGGCGTGGGCAAAGTGGTGGGACCGTCGGACGCGGGCGCGTCGTCGCAGGTGCAGTACATCAATACGCTGATCACGCAGCGTCAGGATGCGATCGTGATCGCCGCGAACGATGCGAACGCAGTGGTCCCCTATCTGAAGAAAGCGATGGCGCAAGGCATCAAGGTGGTGACGTTCGACTCGGACACCGCGCCTGACGGCCGCCAGTTGTTCGTCAACCAGGCGAATGCGGAAGGCATTGGCCGCAGCCAGATTCAACTCGTCGCGAAACTGATGGGCGGCGAGGGCGAGTTCGCGGTGCTGTCGGCCACGCCGAACGCGACCAATCAGAACACGTGGATCAAATGGATGCAGGAAGAGCTGAAGAAGCCCGAGTACTCGAAAATGAAGCTCGTGAAGATTGCCTACGGTAACGACGACGACCAGAAGTCGTTCGTCGAAACGCAGGGCTTGCTGCAGGCTTATCCGAATCTGAAGGCGATTGTGTCGCCGACCACGGTGGGCATTGCGGCGGCGGCGCGCTATATCTCGTCGTCGTCGAGCAAGGGCAAAGTGGCGGTCACCGGGTTGGGCACGCCGAACCAGATGCGCGCGTTCGTGAAGAACGGCACGGTCAAGGCGTTCCAGTTGTGGGACCCGAGCCAGCTCGGCTATCTGGCGGCTTATGCGGCGGCGGCTCTGTCGTCGGGCACCATCACGGGTAAGGAAGGCGAATCGTTCGACGCCGGCAAGCTCGGCAAGCGCACCATCGGCCCGCAAGGCGAAATTATTCTCGGACCGCCGACCACGTTCGATGCGAGCAATATCGACAACTTCAATTTCTGA
- a CDS encoding CmpA/NrtA family ABC transporter substrate-binding protein — MTVSTSSRSPLTAGPLEKTHLRLGFVALSDAAPLVAAKLLEFGHAHGLTLELCRQPSWAAVRDKLLAGDLDAAHALYGLVYGVQLGLGGPQTDMAVLMVLNRNGQAITLSNRLADALDRHRTLPEALATLGRKPVFAQTFPTGTHAMWLYYWLASQGVHPLRDIDSVVIPPPQMVAALADDKLDGLCVGEPWNALAEAQKVGRTAAYTSDVWPDHPEKVLACRRDFVSANPHAARALVQTMIEACRWLDGAGHRDEIAHWLARPEYIGIDETLIAARLAQSGAPTMPRGLPVRFFDNGAVNFPSPFEGAWFLTQFERWGMIDARTDYADIAASINQTALYREAAASVNVPAREARAGQVLIDGKVWDGNTSPAGYAQSFAMRG; from the coding sequence ATGACCGTTTCCACTTCCTCCCGTTCACCGTTGACCGCCGGGCCGCTCGAGAAGACTCACTTGCGGCTCGGTTTTGTCGCCCTCTCCGACGCCGCACCGCTCGTCGCCGCGAAGCTGCTCGAGTTCGGTCACGCCCATGGGCTGACGCTCGAGTTGTGCCGGCAACCGTCATGGGCCGCCGTGCGCGACAAACTGCTGGCGGGCGACCTCGACGCCGCGCATGCGCTCTACGGTCTCGTCTACGGCGTGCAGTTGGGTCTTGGCGGTCCGCAAACGGATATGGCCGTGCTGATGGTGCTTAATCGCAACGGCCAGGCGATCACGTTGTCGAACCGTCTCGCCGACGCGCTCGACAGGCACCGCACGTTGCCCGAAGCGCTTGCCACGCTCGGCCGCAAACCGGTGTTCGCACAAACCTTCCCGACCGGCACCCACGCAATGTGGCTGTATTACTGGCTCGCGTCGCAAGGCGTGCATCCGTTGCGCGACATCGACAGCGTGGTGATTCCGCCGCCGCAAATGGTCGCCGCGCTTGCCGACGACAAACTCGACGGCCTGTGCGTGGGCGAGCCGTGGAACGCGCTGGCGGAAGCGCAAAAGGTCGGCCGAACGGCGGCTTATACGAGCGATGTGTGGCCCGACCATCCGGAAAAAGTGCTCGCATGCCGGCGCGATTTCGTCAGCGCCAACCCTCATGCGGCGCGTGCGCTCGTGCAAACGATGATCGAAGCGTGCCGCTGGCTCGACGGCGCGGGGCATCGCGACGAGATCGCTCACTGGCTGGCGCGCCCGGAGTACATCGGCATCGACGAAACGCTGATCGCCGCGCGCCTCGCGCAAAGCGGCGCACCCACTATGCCGCGCGGACTGCCGGTGCGTTTTTTCGATAACGGTGCGGTCAACTTTCCGAGTCCGTTCGAGGGCGCATGGTTTCTCACGCAATTCGAACGCTGGGGCATGATCGACGCGCGCACCGACTATGCGGACATTGCGGCGAGCATCAATCAGACGGCGTTGTATCGCGAAGCAGCGGCCAGTGTGAACGTGCCCGCGCGAGAGGCGCGCGCGGGGCAGGTGTTGATCGACGGGAAAGTGTGGGACGGCAATACATCGCCAGCGGGCTACGCGCAAAGTTTTGCGATGCGCGGATGA
- a CDS encoding ANTAR domain-containing protein, protein MLRVLLVTDTDKPIGDLRDALAQLGYEMLAGTATPQALHRVVQSERPDVIIIDTESPSRDTLEQLAVMNATAPRPVLMFSHDANQQLIRDAVSAGVTAYLVEGLATERLAPILEVALARFAQESQLRERLAQVEKELAERKLIDRAKRLLMDQQKITEHAAYASLRKRAMNQGVKLAEVARAVVASADSLK, encoded by the coding sequence ATGCTGCGCGTCCTTCTGGTCACCGACACCGATAAGCCAATTGGCGATCTGCGCGACGCGCTGGCCCAGCTCGGCTACGAGATGCTGGCCGGCACAGCGACACCGCAGGCGCTGCATCGCGTCGTGCAAAGCGAGCGGCCCGACGTGATCATCATCGACACGGAGTCGCCGTCGCGCGACACGCTTGAACAGCTCGCGGTGATGAACGCCACCGCGCCGCGTCCAGTGCTCATGTTCAGTCACGACGCCAACCAGCAACTGATTCGCGACGCGGTCAGCGCGGGCGTCACCGCCTATCTCGTCGAAGGTCTTGCAACCGAACGGCTCGCACCGATTCTCGAAGTCGCGCTCGCGCGTTTCGCGCAGGAGTCGCAATTGCGCGAACGGCTCGCCCAGGTGGAAAAGGAACTTGCCGAGCGCAAGCTGATCGACCGCGCGAAACGCCTGCTGATGGATCAGCAGAAGATCACCGAACATGCCGCCTACGCGAGCCTGCGCAAGCGCGCAATGAATCAGGGCGTCAAACTCGCCGAAGTCGCCCGCGCCGTCGTCGCGTCGGCTGACTCGCTCAAATGA
- the infA gene encoding translation initiation factor IF-1, with protein sequence MAKEELLELDGIVDEVLPDSRYRVTLDNGVVVGAYASGRMRKNHIRILAGDRVTLELSVYDLTKGRINFRHKDERASGGGGARNTQFRRR encoded by the coding sequence ATGGCGAAAGAAGAACTGCTTGAACTTGACGGTATCGTCGACGAAGTACTTCCGGATAGCCGTTACCGCGTGACGCTCGACAACGGCGTCGTGGTTGGCGCTTACGCGTCCGGACGCATGCGCAAGAATCACATCCGTATCCTCGCGGGCGACCGCGTGACGCTGGAACTGTCGGTCTACGATCTGACCAAGGGCCGCATCAATTTCCGTCACAAAGACGAGCGCGCCAGCGGTGGCGGCGGTGCTCGCAACACGCAATTCCGTCGCCGCTAA
- a CDS encoding PAS domain-containing protein: MRNPNVTSVKDLLLARYAPIADGIAALFYPCAEVVIHDLRDQTIAYLVNNLSKLEVGGPSVLDEVHYAARGQTIGPYEKLNWDGRRMRCVSNILFDDDGKPAGMLCINFNIAVFEDVRSTLDLFIKGGTLTDAPAEELFRDDWQDRINTYLHTWLRERQIGINALTREHKREIVEALHAQGAFRGRSSANYVAAVLTMGRATVYKILKQMKEGA; encoded by the coding sequence ATGCGCAACCCGAACGTGACTTCTGTTAAAGACCTGTTGCTGGCCCGCTACGCGCCCATCGCCGACGGCATCGCCGCGCTCTTCTATCCGTGCGCGGAGGTGGTGATCCACGATTTGCGCGACCAGACCATCGCATACCTGGTCAACAATCTGTCGAAGCTCGAAGTGGGCGGCCCGTCCGTGCTCGACGAGGTGCACTATGCGGCACGCGGCCAGACGATCGGCCCTTACGAGAAGCTCAACTGGGACGGCCGGCGCATGCGCTGCGTGAGCAACATTCTGTTCGACGACGACGGCAAACCCGCCGGCATGCTGTGCATCAACTTCAACATCGCAGTGTTCGAAGACGTGCGCTCGACACTCGATCTGTTCATCAAGGGTGGCACGCTGACCGACGCGCCTGCGGAGGAACTCTTTCGCGACGACTGGCAGGACCGCATTAACACCTATCTGCACACGTGGTTGCGTGAACGGCAGATCGGCATCAATGCGCTGACGCGCGAGCACAAGCGCGAGATCGTCGAAGCGCTTCACGCACAAGGCGCATTTCGCGGACGCAGTTCCGCGAACTACGTTGCCGCCGTGCTGACCATGGGCCGCGCCACGGTCTACAAAATCCTCAAGCAGATGAAAGAGGGCGCTTGA
- a CDS encoding DUF1653 domain-containing protein: MTQASQAAQPVRYRHYKGGLYELVCEATLESDPTITMIVYKASNGTIWTRPASVFFEWIEHNGARIQRFARID; the protein is encoded by the coding sequence ATGACACAAGCATCGCAGGCAGCGCAGCCAGTGCGCTATCGGCACTACAAGGGCGGCCTGTACGAACTGGTGTGCGAGGCTACGCTCGAGTCCGATCCGACGATCACGATGATCGTCTACAAGGCGAGCAATGGTACGATCTGGACACGTCCGGCGTCGGTCTTTTTCGAGTGGATCGAGCATAACGGTGCGAGGATCCAGCGCTTTGCGCGGATCGATTGA